Proteins from a single region of Bacteroidales bacterium:
- a CDS encoding ABC transporter permease, with translation MSRFILKRLFYGFLVIFGVVTIIFFLFNILPGDPARMMLGQRADISSIEAINKDLGRDKPVGIQYMNYMNDLSPLSVHNINNPADYWYLDTSKYSAIRLFKISSNNSLVLKLPYLRRSYQSKRPVNDILLEAFPNTAILAFAAIGFAMVVGIFIGILCAVKKNSLFDKFSLVFSSMGMSLPSFFAAILAAWIFAYLLGKVTGLNMFGSLYSVDDFGNGEYLSLKNLILPAITLGIRPLTVVVELTRNSLLEVLSQDYIRTAKAKGLSYYKIISRHALRNAMNPVVTAISGWLASLLAGAVFIEYIFDWKGIGVVIVDALEKYDFPVLMGAVLFVSLILVFINIIVDILYGYLDPRIRVQ, from the coding sequence TTGTCCCGGTTTATTTTAAAACGTTTGTTTTATGGATTCCTCGTTATATTCGGGGTAGTTACTATTATATTTTTTTTATTCAATATCCTTCCCGGTGATCCGGCCCGAATGATGCTCGGTCAGCGTGCTGATATTTCATCAATAGAAGCAATAAATAAAGACCTGGGAAGAGATAAACCGGTAGGAATACAATATATGAATTACATGAACGATTTATCTCCCTTGTCAGTTCATAATATTAATAACCCTGCTGATTACTGGTATCTCGACACTTCCAAATATTCTGCAATAAGACTTTTTAAAATTTCATCAAATAATTCACTGGTACTAAAGTTGCCATACCTGCGCAGGTCATACCAAAGCAAACGACCGGTTAATGATATTTTGCTTGAAGCATTTCCTAATACAGCTATACTTGCTTTTGCTGCTATTGGATTTGCAATGGTTGTGGGAATATTCATCGGGATATTATGTGCGGTAAAAAAGAATAGTTTATTTGATAAATTTTCACTTGTGTTTTCATCAATGGGAATGTCGCTCCCTTCATTTTTTGCTGCAATACTTGCTGCTTGGATATTTGCTTACCTTCTCGGAAAAGTTACCGGGTTGAACATGTTTGGAAGTTTATACAGTGTAGACGATTTTGGTAATGGCGAATATTTAAGTTTGAAAAATTTAATTTTGCCTGCAATTACACTTGGAATACGTCCATTGACAGTAGTTGTAGAACTCACAAGAAATTCGCTGCTCGAAGTTTTAAGCCAGGATTATATTCGCACGGCAAAAGCCAAAGGGCTTAGTTATTATAAAATCATTTCGCGTCATGCATTGCGAAATGCCATGAATCCTGTGGTTACGGCAATTTCAGGGTGGCTGGCTTCATTGCTTGCCGGTGCAGTTTTTATTGAATATATTTTCGATTGGAAAGGAATAGGAGTGGTTATTGTTGATGCACTTGAAAAATATGATTTTCCGGTTTTAATGGGCGCTGTATTGTTTGTTTCATTAATTTTGGTTTTTATAAATATAATTGTAGATATTCTATATGGATACCTTGATCCGCGAATAAGAGTTCAATAA